One Faecalispora anaeroviscerum genomic window carries:
- a CDS encoding amidoligase family protein — MDLRNQRFGIEIEFTGITRSQAAAVVAKHFGVSAQHTGGSYDKYVIYESGREWEILRDSSIRTQRKSGAAAGDEYRVEFVSPICIYEDIETIQAIVRKLRAAGAITNSSCGIHVHVDGAAHTVTSLKNLLSIVHARQDMIYRALDVDSRRTTYCKKLPSPMVDKAKATKKMERLADVWYVDDGRRSVHYNDSRYHVVNLHSYFLNHNIEFRCFNSTLHAGEVKSYIQFSLAISTQAINQKFASSKAVQTDNEKYSFRCWLLRLGLIGEEFKTCRHHLLKHLTGNSAWRYGEPIPA; from the coding sequence ATGGACTTGCGGAATCAGCGTTTCGGAATTGAAATTGAGTTTACTGGTATCACCCGGTCACAGGCTGCTGCAGTTGTGGCAAAGCATTTTGGTGTATCGGCGCAGCATACTGGCGGCTCGTATGACAAATACGTCATCTATGAATCAGGTCGGGAATGGGAAATCCTGCGAGACAGCTCCATACGCACCCAACGGAAAAGCGGAGCTGCTGCCGGTGACGAGTATCGGGTGGAATTTGTATCCCCCATTTGTATCTATGAAGATATCGAAACCATTCAGGCGATTGTACGAAAGCTACGAGCTGCCGGAGCGATTACCAATTCCAGCTGCGGAATCCATGTCCATGTCGATGGAGCTGCCCACACCGTGACTAGTCTGAAAAATCTACTCAGTATTGTCCATGCCCGGCAGGATATGATTTATAGAGCTTTAGATGTAGATTCTAGGCGCACTACCTACTGTAAAAAGTTACCCTCTCCGATGGTGGACAAAGCGAAAGCCACAAAGAAAATGGAACGGCTGGCGGATGTGTGGTATGTAGACGATGGCAGACGCAGCGTTCACTACAACGACAGCCGCTATCATGTGGTAAACCTGCACAGCTACTTTCTGAACCATAATATCGAGTTCCGCTGCTTCAATTCTACCTTGCACGCAGGAGAGGTCAAAAGCTACATACAATTTTCGCTTGCTATCTCCACACAGGCCATTAATCAGAAGTTTGCAAGCAGCAAGGCGGTACAGACAGACAATGAAAAATATAGCTTTCGATGCTGGCTGCTCCGCTTGGGGCTGATTGGGGAAGAGTTCAAAACCTGCCGACATCACCTACTCAAGCACCTGACCGGCAATTCCGCTTGGAGATATGGGGAACCGATTCCGGCATAA
- a CDS encoding LytR/AlgR family response regulator transcription factor, giving the protein MLHIAVCDDQPRELEIINEHITEYLDTHTLEAEMKEFSHPDQLLTALKTESFHLYILDIVMPMVNGLELGKEIRRLDCEAQIIYATTEPQFALQAYAASPINYLIKPIDKRQLFDTLTLAISKADLAEEKTFTVKTADSLRVIKLSDMDCCEYRSHAVIFSLKNGEEVQSRTIREKFSEYTLPILKDRHFLQCHTSFVVNLRRVERFAKDSFTLCGGKTVPITAKQYAAVRDTYMDYLMAKGGRQ; this is encoded by the coding sequence ATGCTACATATTGCTGTCTGCGATGACCAGCCGAGAGAACTGGAAATCATCAACGAACACATAACAGAATACCTTGACACCCATACACTGGAAGCGGAAATGAAAGAATTTTCTCATCCGGATCAATTGCTGACTGCCCTTAAAACAGAGAGCTTCCATCTTTACATATTGGATATTGTCATGCCAATGGTGAACGGTTTGGAGTTAGGCAAAGAAATTCGCCGCCTTGACTGCGAGGCACAGATTATCTATGCCACCACCGAACCTCAGTTTGCTCTGCAGGCATACGCCGCAAGCCCCATCAATTATCTCATTAAACCAATTGATAAGCGGCAGTTGTTTGATACGCTGACCCTCGCCATCTCCAAAGCAGACCTAGCCGAAGAGAAGACGTTTACTGTGAAAACCGCCGATAGTCTGCGGGTGATCAAGCTGTCGGATATGGACTGCTGTGAATACCGCAGTCACGCTGTCATTTTCAGCTTAAAGAACGGTGAGGAAGTGCAAAGCCGCACGATTCGGGAGAAATTTTCGGAATACACCTTGCCTATTTTGAAAGACAGGCATTTTCTGCAATGCCATACCTCATTTGTGGTCAATCTGCGGCGGGTGGAACGCTTTGCCAAGGACAGCTTTACGCTGTGCGGCGGCAAGACCGTCCCCATTACGGCAAAGCAATACGCTGCGGTGAGGGATACCTATATGGACTACCTGATGGCAAAGGGAGGACGGCAATGA
- a CDS encoding GHKL domain-containing protein, with amino-acid sequence MIEIFPDLLRAVISTTANVLLMMTLLQPKYSKKITLLTMLGVLAADLGTAVYCYLSGNLTLLSKLDIILFAVLCFAVRPLFKDTFMQWLFSYITVQNISDIVIILSFEVCRYLPYPLYANSLLRLILFGAFLLILSRYVRPLYRQAVEHWTAYFAVALGLYITFNYYVLSADDIIVMLTEQAIPLLLVIFIGLAAYGSILLSLKNLMREYRIKEENQKMQAEREYLQLAAGNMSRRLKLMEEVSVKNSRAAHDRRHFNNVLLELLEQEKTDEAAALLQNQNQATHTISKVYCENPAVNAAVCHYAGVAEQAGIPTEIELDIPRELTVDSLELSMVVSNLLENAIQACGCLADGVNPYLRFTCRSVGRLLLEIENSCTEDTVLDESGYPVAREEGHGIGSKSVIAFAKKYDGELLYKIEIGVFQVRLLV; translated from the coding sequence ATGATAGAAATTTTTCCTGACTTATTGCGAGCGGTGATTTCCACTACCGCCAATGTTCTGCTGATGATGACGCTTTTGCAGCCGAAGTATTCTAAAAAAATTACACTGCTGACCATGCTCGGCGTTCTTGCAGCTGATTTGGGTACAGCGGTTTATTGCTATCTCAGCGGCAATTTGACCTTGCTTTCAAAGCTGGATATTATCCTGTTTGCAGTGCTTTGCTTTGCGGTACGGCCATTATTCAAAGACACCTTCATGCAGTGGCTGTTTTCCTATATCACCGTCCAAAACATCAGCGACATCGTAATTATCCTTAGCTTCGAAGTCTGCAGGTATTTGCCTTATCCCCTCTACGCCAACTCGCTGCTGCGCTTAATTCTATTCGGAGCTTTTCTGCTGATTTTGTCGCGGTATGTACGTCCGCTGTATCGGCAGGCGGTGGAGCATTGGACGGCATATTTCGCCGTGGCGCTGGGGCTTTACATCACCTTTAATTACTACGTTTTGTCTGCGGACGATATTATCGTGATGCTGACGGAACAGGCCATACCGCTGCTTCTGGTGATTTTTATCGGGCTTGCCGCCTACGGCTCCATTCTCCTCTCCCTCAAAAATCTTATGCGAGAATATCGGATCAAGGAAGAAAATCAGAAAATGCAGGCGGAGCGGGAATACCTGCAACTGGCCGCGGGCAATATGTCTCGGCGTCTGAAACTGATGGAGGAGGTGTCGGTGAAGAACAGCCGCGCTGCCCATGACCGCCGCCACTTTAACAATGTGCTTCTGGAGCTTTTGGAGCAGGAAAAAACCGACGAGGCCGCCGCTTTGCTGCAAAATCAAAATCAAGCGACACACACCATCAGCAAGGTCTACTGTGAAAACCCCGCCGTCAACGCCGCTGTCTGCCACTATGCAGGGGTTGCAGAGCAGGCAGGTATTCCCACAGAGATTGAACTGGATATTCCAAGAGAGCTAACCGTAGATTCCTTGGAGCTTTCCATGGTGGTATCAAACCTATTGGAAAATGCCATTCAGGCTTGTGGATGTTTGGCTGACGGAGTAAATCCCTATCTCCGTTTTACCTGCCGAAGTGTGGGGCGGCTGTTACTGGAAATAGAAAATTCCTGCACCGAGGATACCGTACTCGATGAAAGCGGCTATCCTGTTGCCCGCGAAGAAGGCCATGGAATCGGCAGCAAGAGCGTCATTGCCTTTGCAAAAAAGTATGATGGAGAGCTGCTGTATAAAATCGAAATTGGTGTTTTTCAGGTACGCCTTCTGGTTTAA
- the qatC gene encoding Qat anti-phage system QueC-like protein QatC, translated as MRIWVNKNNSEIPDVNYMDAYVFSLNRKGYSTIYTNLADTWLRLGALSIQPIYEDLFIIAISIFAIDKRVARSHFKDCWTRQIDVSIPVIEIEKWKSVEKLWNKTLNFLTGDSWNLSFRKTENQYGLRTHPSRIKLDVSKCNVVCLFSGGLDSFCGAISLLEKGNSPCLIGHNEYPKLRAKQENLAAMFREEYKNQTAEFLSFTANSRAPVNATGKLDGAENTSRGRSLLFLCGALTVASIMGKDIPVYIPENGFIGLNIPLTDSRKGSCSTRTTHPYFLKCFKEILIAAGINNPVLNFFAFKTKREIVDMVKGTIAFNRGFADTISCSHPCNRGLNKYGVREYPLNCGYCFPCLIRKSSLLDVDTSHERYWSKNISLDFLKRFSQGDIVNDASAVISSIYRYQNQNDNEIKRLIKCTGQLSTNEVESFIRVYRKTMEDLIELFSTDPEMKEYIGL; from the coding sequence ATGAGGATATGGGTTAATAAAAACAACTCTGAAATTCCAGATGTAAATTATATGGATGCCTATGTCTTTTCGCTTAACAGAAAAGGATACAGTACGATTTATACCAATTTGGCCGATACGTGGCTTAGACTTGGCGCATTATCCATTCAACCAATCTATGAGGATTTATTTATTATTGCAATCTCAATATTTGCTATAGACAAGAGGGTTGCACGTTCACACTTCAAAGACTGTTGGACTCGTCAAATCGATGTATCCATCCCGGTCATTGAAATTGAGAAGTGGAAATCAGTAGAAAAATTATGGAATAAAACACTGAATTTTTTAACGGGTGATTCTTGGAACTTATCTTTTCGTAAAACAGAAAATCAATATGGCCTGAGAACTCATCCTAGCCGGATAAAACTGGATGTTTCAAAATGCAATGTGGTTTGCCTGTTTTCGGGGGGATTAGATTCTTTTTGCGGAGCAATCTCGTTGCTTGAAAAAGGTAATTCACCTTGTTTGATTGGTCATAATGAGTACCCAAAGCTGAGAGCGAAACAAGAAAATCTGGCTGCTATGTTTCGGGAAGAATACAAAAATCAAACCGCTGAATTTTTAAGTTTCACGGCCAATTCGCGAGCACCTGTAAATGCAACGGGAAAGCTCGATGGAGCTGAAAATACTTCAAGGGGAAGATCTCTATTGTTTTTATGTGGAGCACTGACTGTTGCAAGTATTATGGGGAAGGATATTCCGGTTTATATCCCTGAGAACGGATTTATAGGCCTGAATATTCCACTTACAGATAGTAGAAAAGGATCATGCAGTACAAGGACAACACATCCATACTTCTTGAAGTGCTTTAAAGAAATATTAATCGCAGCAGGAATAAATAACCCTGTCTTGAATTTCTTTGCATTTAAGACAAAACGGGAGATAGTTGATATGGTTAAAGGTACAATTGCCTTTAATCGTGGCTTTGCGGATACAATATCATGTTCCCATCCTTGCAACAGAGGTTTAAATAAATATGGTGTCCGAGAATATCCACTCAATTGTGGTTATTGTTTTCCTTGTTTGATAAGAAAAAGTTCCTTACTGGATGTTGATACATCACATGAAAGATATTGGAGTAAAAATATATCACTGGATTTTTTAAAAAGATTTTCACAAGGCGATATAGTAAATGATGCCTCAGCTGTCATAAGTAGCATATACAGATACCAAAATCAGAATGATAATGAAATTAAGCGATTAATAAAATGCACGGGCCAATTATCGACTAATGAAGTTGAGAGTTTTATACGCGTTTATAGAAAAACAATGGAAGATCTAATTGAGCTATTCTCAACAGATCCGGAGATGAAAGAGTATATAGGATTATGA
- a CDS encoding TatD family hydrolase, with translation MTRKLIDSHFHLDHYRNHKELYDAINRLEQYTLCVTNTPGVFVSCKNLYKETKYVKFALGFHPQEKSLSAKDFSDFMILINRTNYVGEVGMDFSSDDYITKEQQLDFFGRIVDLCASRNKLLSVHLRKSETEAIDIIRRYHPKRCIIHWFTGTTTQLEELITLGCYFSINSNMVRNKSSNSKLLVIPQNRILVESDGPFTKVDGKKYTPELLLPAYQTIAQYFQNPDIIDQVYINFKKLLLR, from the coding sequence ATGACTAGAAAACTCATAGATTCACATTTCCATTTAGACCACTATAGAAATCATAAAGAATTGTATGATGCCATTAACAGACTTGAGCAATATACACTATGTGTGACAAATACTCCGGGAGTATTTGTCTCTTGCAAGAATTTGTATAAAGAAACAAAGTATGTGAAGTTTGCTCTGGGATTTCATCCACAAGAAAAGTCCTTGTCTGCTAAAGATTTTTCAGATTTTATGATTTTGATAAACAGAACAAATTATGTTGGTGAAGTAGGGATGGATTTTTCTTCGGATGATTATATTACCAAGGAGCAGCAATTAGATTTTTTTGGGCGAATTGTTGACTTGTGTGCAAGTAGAAATAAATTGTTGTCCGTGCACTTACGAAAATCAGAGACTGAGGCGATAGATATTATAAGAAGATACCATCCCAAAAGGTGTATCATACACTGGTTTACTGGAACGACTACTCAGCTGGAAGAGCTCATTACATTAGGTTGTTATTTCTCTATAAATAGCAATATGGTTCGAAACAAAAGCTCAAATTCAAAATTGTTGGTTATCCCGCAAAATAGAATACTAGTAGAGAGTGATGGGCCATTTACAAAAGTTGACGGCAAAAAATACACACCAGAATTACTATTGCCTGCTTATCAGACTATAGCTCAATACTTTCAAAATCCTGATATTATTGATCAAGTATATATAAATTTTAAGAAATTATTGCTAAGGTAG
- a CDS encoding gamma-glutamylcyclotransferase family protein — protein sequence MKKKLYIAYGSNMNKQQMQNRCPDAEMVGVAELPNYQLQFRRVLTIVPCPGCSVPIAVWRISSKDEANLDVYEGYPSFYRKEQRSIHFSDGSTHSGMIYLMNGGFIAPPSVHYFNIVEQGYRDFDLNISPLKEALQSSLLEKKSSLQCDFQYGV from the coding sequence ATGAAAAAGAAGCTTTATATCGCATACGGTTCCAACATGAACAAACAGCAGATGCAAAACCGCTGCCCTGATGCGGAAATGGTCGGGGTAGCCGAATTACCAAATTACCAATTACAATTTCGCAGGGTACTTACGATAGTTCCCTGCCCCGGCTGCAGTGTACCAATTGCAGTCTGGCGAATTTCTTCAAAAGATGAGGCAAATTTGGATGTATATGAGGGCTACCCCAGTTTCTATCGGAAGGAACAACGTTCTATCCATTTTTCTGACGGTTCTACGCACAGTGGCATGATTTATCTAATGAATGGTGGCTTTATCGCACCGCCATCTGTCCACTATTTTAACATAGTGGAGCAGGGGTATCGGGATTTTGACCTGAATATCAGTCCCCTAAAAGAAGCGTTACAGTCCAGTCTGCTCGAAAAGAAAAGTTCTCTCCAGTGCGACTTTCAATATGGAGTGTAA
- a CDS encoding RNA-directed DNA polymerase has translation MFSIRDVAKKDNLILAYNRLLTNPESTYKNFFRDTYSTYGMAVEENITLLRDKVKSGYLPINTIRVFMPKANGLSRMYTLMSIEDQIVYQAYANVLAEALSTILKVKKRYRKSVFGNLYSNNQSLFFYQKWQDSYKAYTKAVIKAYEEGSKYIASFDLTACYDSINHHLLRTVLKDKCRFSDTCANSFIQLLEQWESSNGLELATGIPQGPQASGIVAEAVLAEYDSYIEELQKETSFRYFRYVDDIRILADNEETVRWVLFLLDKRSKELGLFPQSSKITVHEISNIDDEIKRISKPLFEDEFDHEKRAEIAVNAIKRLIKENPADLTTIKRYFQYVKQDAKSNKLAIATVQRFPNMIHSFAFYIQRYPRKIPPTLSDFIYGCCQDKTQQFSSGILLEAAIGNLNCKDADRFTELAKKLLNVDKKHAFIVDSRYRSQLLAFILLYDSKFGIRQKNYVMKSNWWVRSKFAYQAQKHELADKLGATFLEDYIKAPECELATAGANCYLLAPVPNQLPPVNAISPYAQNIFKRAKIIQRNRYSNSQITRYLYELTGVQMKFQWKKRFGKEHDQIERTLFTALGYWKTDLTAFVNLWDTIDDRICSLLKNDHAELGGYILGKIGGIEKSKGFINYIPKFHKMCMELHQLRLHSHLSHSEIKNTHQYTGPVPQGKRKPILKFIVEGIQELILFW, from the coding sequence GTGTTTTCAATTAGGGATGTGGCTAAGAAGGATAACCTGATCCTTGCATATAATCGCTTATTAACCAATCCCGAAAGCACCTACAAGAACTTCTTTAGAGATACTTATTCAACCTATGGAATGGCTGTTGAAGAGAACATCACTTTGTTAAGGGATAAAGTAAAATCAGGATATCTGCCAATAAATACAATACGGGTGTTTATGCCGAAGGCAAATGGTTTAAGCAGAATGTATACGTTGATGTCAATTGAGGACCAAATTGTATACCAAGCATACGCAAATGTCTTAGCAGAAGCACTATCGACAATTTTAAAGGTTAAAAAAAGATATAGAAAGAGCGTATTTGGCAACCTATATTCCAACAATCAGAGTCTCTTTTTCTATCAGAAATGGCAAGATTCCTATAAAGCGTACACTAAGGCTGTTATCAAGGCATATGAAGAAGGAAGCAAATATATTGCGTCCTTTGATCTTACTGCCTGCTATGACAGCATTAATCATCATTTGCTTCGGACTGTATTGAAGGACAAATGTCGATTTAGCGATACTTGTGCCAATTCGTTCATTCAATTGCTAGAACAGTGGGAGTCATCGAATGGGTTGGAGCTTGCTACAGGAATACCTCAGGGGCCTCAAGCGTCTGGTATAGTTGCTGAAGCTGTATTGGCTGAATACGATTCATATATCGAAGAGTTGCAAAAAGAAACTTCCTTTCGGTATTTTAGATATGTGGATGATATTCGGATTCTGGCTGATAATGAAGAAACAGTTCGCTGGGTATTGTTTCTTCTTGACAAGAGGAGCAAGGAGCTCGGATTATTTCCGCAGTCATCTAAAATTACCGTTCATGAAATTTCAAATATTGATGATGAGATCAAACGTATCAGTAAGCCCCTATTTGAAGATGAATTTGATCATGAGAAAAGGGCTGAAATCGCAGTAAATGCTATAAAGCGATTAATTAAGGAAAACCCTGCCGATCTTACAACCATCAAACGCTACTTTCAATATGTCAAGCAAGATGCAAAATCAAATAAGCTTGCCATTGCTACAGTTCAGAGATTTCCAAATATGATTCATTCGTTTGCATTTTACATACAAAGATATCCAAGGAAAATCCCCCCCACCCTTAGTGATTTTATTTATGGATGCTGTCAAGATAAAACTCAGCAATTTTCTTCTGGAATATTGTTGGAGGCAGCTATTGGAAACTTAAATTGTAAAGATGCAGATAGATTTACAGAGCTAGCAAAAAAATTGCTCAATGTCGATAAGAAACACGCGTTTATAGTTGATAGCAGGTATCGTTCGCAGCTATTGGCATTCATTCTTCTTTACGATTCAAAATTTGGCATTAGGCAGAAGAACTATGTTATGAAAAGCAATTGGTGGGTTAGAAGCAAGTTTGCTTATCAAGCACAAAAACACGAATTGGCAGATAAGCTTGGTGCGACTTTCTTGGAAGATTACATTAAAGCACCAGAATGTGAGTTGGCTACGGCTGGTGCGAATTGCTATTTGTTAGCGCCTGTACCCAATCAATTACCTCCGGTTAATGCAATTTCTCCATATGCACAGAATATATTTAAACGAGCCAAAATAATACAGCGTAATAGATACTCAAATAGTCAAATAACTCGATATCTATACGAGTTAACAGGTGTTCAGATGAAGTTCCAATGGAAAAAAAGATTCGGGAAAGAGCATGATCAGATTGAGCGGACACTTTTTACGGCTTTAGGTTATTGGAAAACGGATCTCACAGCATTTGTGAACCTTTGGGATACAATTGATGATAGAATTTGCAGTCTTCTTAAAAATGATCATGCTGAACTCGGCGGATATATCCTTGGGAAAATTGGTGGAATTGAAAAGAGCAAAGGTTTTATTAATTATATCCCCAAATTTCATAAGATGTGTATGGAACTGCATCAACTTAGACTTCATTCACATTTATCACATTCAGAAATAAAGAACACTCATCAGTATACAGGTCCAGTCCCTCAGGGCAAGCGAAAGCCAATTTTAAAGTTTATAGTCGAAGGAATCCAAGAGCTAATTCTGTTTTGGTAA
- a CDS encoding KAP family P-loop NTPase fold protein codes for MWLDNASDIDILFYGPYAKLIADIAKDETNNPLTIGVFGLWGAGKSTLLNLIDQQLTKEKENIICVKINAWMFEGYEDAKTALMEALLKELYNKKPFEEVKDSIKKLFQRVDLFKLATSTVSIGASVVASVATGNPLPIAMSVPRNVKEVAEVLESAAEKVSDEKDAYIKNETTVDNIRNFRKDFEQMLINADTNNVVVIVDDLDRCTPERIIDTLEAIKLFLSVERTTFIIAADENVIQYAIRKKYPHIDGSDVELSTEYIEKIIQLPIYIPELSSKDIENYLLLLVTQRYLSSNDFKSLLEKIHAEKYIVRDARITLPEMKLLISNLHLEYAPSEAKFMEDANIIDSIRDIVSSMLKGNPRQAKRFLNTFITKKSLAQMYYGSDIDIRILAKLLVLQKLDSDLFNQLNEWNKEFTLCNDKFKTMYDAVMASTNSVEYTKWAIPSIKKWLECEPKDFYSQRLDRYFYLTRENLAGNIIDSQNFSIQARQVLDQLGSVKEGTISGIMEAMKALSPVDIDNVFSVLLPRIRNGLLGYFVIKELFLTFTPYQDKILDAVGNAKQTITLADSIYLSAMFNANTTKVLPMLERIKGGRLNAKLYDKIIGKKG; via the coding sequence ATGTGGCTAGACAATGCATCTGATATCGATATTCTATTTTATGGGCCTTATGCTAAGCTGATTGCTGACATTGCGAAAGATGAGACCAACAATCCCCTTACCATAGGAGTTTTTGGACTTTGGGGTGCAGGCAAATCAACATTATTGAACCTAATTGACCAACAATTAACCAAAGAAAAAGAAAACATAATCTGCGTGAAAATTAATGCATGGATGTTTGAGGGATATGAAGATGCAAAAACCGCATTAATGGAGGCGCTTCTAAAAGAACTATATAATAAGAAACCGTTTGAGGAAGTTAAAGATAGTATTAAAAAGTTATTTCAGCGCGTTGATCTTTTTAAGCTTGCAACGTCAACGGTTTCTATAGGTGCGTCGGTTGTAGCAAGTGTGGCAACTGGGAATCCATTACCTATAGCAATGAGTGTCCCAAGAAATGTAAAAGAAGTTGCAGAGGTATTAGAATCTGCTGCAGAAAAAGTCTCAGATGAAAAAGATGCATATATTAAGAATGAAACAACTGTAGATAACATTAGAAATTTTAGAAAAGACTTCGAACAGATGCTAATAAATGCTGATACAAACAATGTAGTAGTGATAGTTGATGATCTCGATAGATGTACTCCAGAACGGATAATTGATACGCTAGAGGCGATCAAACTATTCTTATCTGTTGAACGTACAACATTTATCATTGCTGCCGATGAGAATGTCATACAGTATGCAATTAGGAAAAAATACCCTCATATCGACGGATCAGATGTAGAACTATCAACGGAATATATTGAAAAAATAATTCAGCTACCAATTTACATCCCAGAGTTGTCTTCAAAGGATATAGAAAATTATCTGTTGTTACTGGTCACTCAAAGGTATCTCTCATCCAACGATTTCAAATCATTGCTGGAAAAAATTCACGCCGAAAAGTACATAGTTAGGGATGCTCGTATTACCCTTCCAGAAATGAAATTACTGATTTCGAATTTACATCTGGAATATGCCCCATCAGAAGCAAAATTCATGGAAGATGCTAATATTATAGACAGTATCAGAGACATCGTTTCTTCTATGTTAAAAGGAAATCCAAGGCAGGCAAAGAGATTCTTGAATACTTTTATCACTAAGAAATCGCTTGCTCAAATGTATTATGGAAGCGATATTGATATACGCATCCTTGCAAAATTGTTGGTGCTACAAAAGTTGGATTCGGATTTGTTTAATCAACTTAATGAGTGGAACAAGGAATTTACACTTTGCAATGATAAATTTAAGACAATGTATGATGCTGTGATGGCAAGTACAAATAGTGTGGAGTATACAAAATGGGCAATTCCATCAATTAAAAAATGGCTTGAATGCGAACCGAAAGATTTTTATAGCCAGCGGTTAGACAGATACTTCTATTTAACACGTGAAAATCTGGCTGGAAATATCATTGATTCGCAAAATTTCAGTATTCAGGCCCGTCAGGTTTTAGATCAACTGGGATCAGTTAAAGAAGGTACAATCAGTGGGATCATGGAAGCAATGAAAGCATTATCTCCGGTTGATATTGATAATGTTTTCTCAGTTCTACTTCCCCGCATAAGGAACGGGTTGCTTGGCTATTTTGTTATAAAAGAGCTTTTCTTAACATTTACTCCATACCAAGACAAGATTTTAGATGCTGTCGGCAATGCAAAACAGACGATTACCCTTGCTGACTCTATTTATTTATCAGCAATGTTTAATGCAAACACCACTAAGGTCTTGCCGATGCTTGAAAGGATAAAGGGTGGCAGATTGAATGCAAAATTGTATGATAAGATAATTGGAAAGAAGGGGTAA
- a CDS encoding helix-turn-helix domain-containing protein yields MKKQFHELLRDLRIDSDMTQENVAKILDISASHYGHFETGIREPNLHTVKGLCELFHVSSDYLLGLAPDESAEHLLRQYSALPQREKDKAAEYTELLYRKYGSKKK; encoded by the coding sequence ATGAAGAAGCAATTTCATGAGCTTTTAAGGGATTTGCGAATTGACTCGGACATGACGCAAGAGAACGTTGCCAAGATATTAGACATATCAGCCAGCCATTATGGTCATTTTGAAACCGGCATCCGGGAACCCAATCTACATACGGTAAAGGGGTTGTGTGAATTGTTCCATGTATCCTCCGATTACTTGCTAGGACTAGCCCCGGATGAGTCTGCGGAACACCTACTGCGCCAGTATTCTGCTCTACCTCAAAGGGAGAAAGACAAGGCAGCCGAATACACTGAACTGCTCTACCGGAAATATGGCTCTAAAAAGAAATAG